A genomic stretch from Sebastes fasciatus isolate fSebFas1 chromosome 23, fSebFas1.pri, whole genome shotgun sequence includes:
- the cbll1 gene encoding E3 ubiquitin-protein ligase Hakai isoform X1 has product MDQSADNDLQGSDGSGSLGGPDVRRRIPIKLISKQPLRSKPPPRAQRPSSRPSKTEAGEDGNFGFKQEERFDCGAKSGDVFATQRRFPQALFWDYKLNLIGERDDVPIHFCDKCGLPIQLYGRMIPCKHVFCYDCALLHEKKGDKMCPGLTMYNCTDPVQRIEQSLRGSLYMCSVVPGCKRTYLSQRDLQAHVNHRHMRAAKSSAGRQDSVHMPPSSDVPDRFRLPPPHLPKNHVHLPNPLQHGSHDPYSQPPPPTGHDAPPPPAVGPETFRIATVTTRKHSNLITVPIQDDSSSRDPLSGGPGPAQPPHHHPGDYPGQPPVVSHSHHMMAPPQQHFGPPPPPPPPINHPMQHPPQASGTPHMVYNQAPPPPMSSAPPPITPPPGHIMNQMPPYMNHPPPGPPPQHSGPPVNAPPPHHYNPNSMQQFPEDQGTLSPPFSQPGGLSPGMWPAPRGPPPPRMQGPPLPQAPMPGQHHPDQGRYRPYYQ; this is encoded by the exons ATGGACCAGAGCG CAGACAACGATCTTCAAGGAAGCGATGGTTCTGGGAGTTTGGGTGGCCCAGATGTTCGCAGACGAATCCCCATCAAACTGATATCCAAGCAGCCCTTAAGGAGCAAACCTCCGCCCCGCGCCCAGAGACCCAGCAGCAGGCCATCTAAAACCGAGGCTGGAGAAGACG GTAACTTTGGCTTCAAGCAAGAGGAGAGGTTTGATTGTGGAGCTAAATCTGGCGATGTGTTTGCGACACAGAGGAGATTCCCCCAGGCACTGTTTTGGGACTATAAG TTAAATTTGATTGGAGAAAGGGATGACGTACCAATTCACTTTTGTGATAAATGTGGTCTTCCTATCCAGCTTTATGGACGAATG ATCCCCTGCAAACATGTTTTCTGTTACGACTGTGCTTTGCTTCATGAGAAGAAAGGAGACAAGATGTGCCCCGG CCTCACCATGTACAACTGTACAGACCCAGTGCAGCGCATCGAGCAGAGCCTGCGTGGTTCCCTCTACATGTGCAGCGTTGTGCCGGGATGCAAGCGCACCTACCTGTCCCAGCGCGACCTGCAGGCCCACGTCAACCACCGCCACATGAGGGCGGCCAAGTCCTCCGCCGGCCGACAGGATTCCGTGCACATGCCCCCGTCGTCCGATGTCCCCGACCGCTTCCGCCTGCCTCCGCCCCACTTACCGAAGAACCACGTTCACCTCCCCAACCCGCTCCAGCACGGCAGCCACGACCCCTACAGTCAGCCGCCGCCGCCCACAGGTCACGACGCCCCGCCCCCGCCCGCCGTCGGCCCCGAGACATTCCGCATCGCTACGGTAACGACCCGTAAGCACAGCAACCTCATCACCGTGCCCATCCAAGATGACTCTTCCTCTCGGGACCCGCTCTCTGGCGGGCCAGGCCCCGCtcaacccccccaccaccaccccggGGACTATCCTGGTCAGCCACCTGTCGTGTCCCACTCTCACCACATGATGGCGCCACCGCAGCAGCACTTCGGCCCCCCACCTCCCCCGCCTCCTCCCATCAACCACCCCATGCAGCATCCTCCCCAGGCCTCCGGTACGCCACACATGGTGTACAACCaggcccctcctcctcccatgtCCTCAGCTCCCCCACCGATCACTCCTCCACCGGGGCACATCATGAACCAGATGCCCCCCTATATGAACCACCCGCCCCCGGGACCACCACCACAACACAGTGGCCCGCCTGTCAACGCACCCCCACCCCATCACTACAACCCCAACTCCATGCAGCAGTTCCCCGAAGACCAGGGCACCCTCAGTCCCCCGTTCAGCCAGCCAGGAGGGCTCAGTCCTGGGATGTGGCCCGCTCCGAGAGGACCCCCACCTCCACGAATGCAGGGTCCTCCTCTCCCCCAGGCGCCGATGCCTGGACAGCACCACCCAGACCAGGGCCGCTACCGGCCTTATTATCAGTAA
- the LOC141762146 gene encoding chloride anion exchanger-like isoform X2, whose protein sequence is MRLISDHRLDKHRLHSAAQESNGQRFILSRTFHTLYCTGIPQDTPGGVRMVTLRRQYAVARPVYSEDSFDEDYEKTPRVRKTILDHVKEYLTCDSKRAKNAVLSLLPIIGWIRIYRVREWLLGDVVSGISTGMVAIMQGLAFSLLASLPPSYGLYTAFFPMLTYFFFGTSRHISVGSFPVLSLMIGAVVTRLVPDVGPPANITGFEGLSMDQQRVLVASSMTFLMGIFQLAMGVLQVGFIVMYLSDTLVSGFTTAAALHIVVSQLKFVLGLNVPGISGPLSIIYTLEKVFVQITSTNICDLVMSIAIMVLVYIVKELNDKYKAKLPVPIPIEVIVTIIACGISYGFNFETRFDVGVVGKMVSGYEAPIAPNIEIFQEGAVEAFPIAIVGFAVAFSVAKVYSIKHDYTIDGNQELIAFGVSNIFGATFKSFAASTALSRTAVQESSGGKTQVAGLISAMMAMIVTVALGFLLEPLPRSVLGALVIVNLKGMLMQFREIPYLWRRDKPECVVWVGTCLGATLLGLDLGLAVGLGVELLTVVFRTQFPRCSVLANIPGTDLYKDRKDYQHVIEPSGVKIFRIPSPIFFANVEFFKDKLVEAVGFNPLRVLRKRNKALEKIKKLWQKKDDDVTNKASMGLYRQTTDESRMNAEELDQPSDHRGLPFQVNWNAELPADISVPRVDLHSLILDFSAVSFLDISALKGLKTTLKEFIRIDVDVYIVSCDVYILEKLHGCMFFDNEILTSMFFPTIHDAMLHVFEKHKEDKSRGWVLTEAHL, encoded by the exons ATGAGATTGATCTCAGATCACAGATTAGATAAACACAGACTGCACAGCGCTGCTCAGGAAAGCAACGGGCAAAGGTTTATTCTCTCCAGAACCTTTCACACATTATACTGTACTGGGATTCCTCAAGACACCCCCGGAGGTGTCAGGATGGTGACTTTGAGGAGACAATATGCGGTGGCCAGACCTGTGTACTCTGAGGACAGCTTTGATGAAGACTATGAGAAAACCCCCAGGGTGCGCAAAACCATCCTGGACCATGTGAAAGAGTATCTGAC CTGTGATTCGAAACGTGCCAAGAACGCCGTTCTCTCTCTTCTGCCCATCATCGGCTGGATAAGGATctacagagtcagagagtggCTGCTGGGAGATGTGGTGTCTGGGATCAGCACTGGAATGGTGGCCATTATGCAAG GACTGGCCTTCTCTCTGCTGGCCTCGCTGCCTCCGAGCTACGGCCTCTACACGGCTTTCTTCCCCATGCTGACGTACTTCTTCTTCGGTACTTCAAGGCATATATCTGTAG GTTCCTTCCCGGTCCTTAGCCTGATGATTGGAGCTGTGGTGACCCGTCTGGTGCCTGACGTCGGACCTCCGGCCAACATAACCGGCTTTGAAGGCCTGAGCATGGACCAGCAGAGAGTCCTGGTGGCCTCTTCTATGACCTTTCTCATGGGGATTTTCCAG CTGGCTATGGGTGTCCTGCAGGTGGGCTTCATCGTCATGTACCTGTCCGACACTCTGGTATCCGGCTTCACCACAGCGGCTGCCCTCCACATCGTGGTGTCCCAGCTGAAGTTTGTGTTGGGGTTGAACGTTCCGGGCATCAGCGGTCCACTCTCTATCATATAT ACTTTGGAGAAGGTCTTCGTCCAGATCACCTCCACCAACATCTGTGACCTGGTGATGTCCATCGCGATCATGGTGTTGGTGTACATTGTGAAGGAGCTGAACGACAAATACAAAGCCAAGCTGCCTGTTCCCATCCCCATAGAGGTCATCGTG ACTATCATAGCTTGTGGGATATCCTACGGCTTCAACTTCGAGACGAGATTTGATGTTGGGGTTGTTGGCAAAATGGTTAGTGG GTACGAGGCTCCCATTGCGCCCAATATAGAAATCTTCCAGGAGGGCGCCGTGGAGGCCTTTCCCATCGCCATAGTAGGGTTTGCTGTCGCCTTCTCTGTGGCCAAAGTCTATTCCATCAAACACGATTACACCATTGATGGGAACCAG GAGCTCATTGCATTTGGGGTGAGCAACATATTCGGTGCGACCTTCAAGTCGTTTGCAGCCAGCACGGCGCTCTCCAGGACGGCGGTGCAGGAGAGCTCAGGAGGCAAAACGCAG GTTGCTGGGCTGATCTCTGCCATGATGGCGATGATTGTAACCGTGGCACTCGGCTTCCTGCTGGAGCCGCTTCCCAGG TCCGTCCTTGGTGCCTTGGTCATCGTCAACCTGAAGGGCATGCTGATGCAGTTCAGAGAGATCCCGTACCTGTGGAGGAGGGACAAACCAGAATGT gtgGTGTGGGTGGGAACGTGTCTGGGTGCCACCCTGCTGGGACTGGATCTCGGTCTGGCGGTGGGCTTGGGGGTGGAGCTGCTCACTGTCGTCTTCAGGACTCAATT CCCCCGCTGTTCCGTCTTGGCCAACATCCCGGGGACCGACCTCTACAAAGATCGCAAAGATTACCAGCATGTAA TCGAACCAAGCGGAGTAAAAATCTTCCGGATACCCTCGCCTATCTTCTTCGCCAACGTTGAGTTCTTCAAGGACAAGCTTGTAGAAGCT GTTGGGTTCAACCCTCTGAGGGTTCTGAGGAAGAGGAACAAGGCTCTCGAGAAAATCAAGAAACTGTGGCAGAAAAAGGACGATGACGTTACAAAT AAAGCATCAATGGGTTTATACCGCCAGACGACCGATGAGTCTCGCATGAACGCGGAGGAGCTGGATCAGCCCTCCGACCACAGGGGCCTTCCTTTCCAGGTGAACTGGAATGCCGAGCTTCCCGCTGACATCAGCGTTCCAAGAGTGGACCTCCACAGCCTGATCCTGGACTTCTCTGCTGTCTCCTTCCTGGACATCTCCGCTCTGAAGGGACTCAAAACG ACACTCAAAGAGTTCATCCGTATTGATGTGGATGTTTACATTGTTTCCTGTGATG TGTACATCCTGGAGAAACTACACGGCTGCATGTTCTTCGACAACGAGATTCTGACCTCCATGTTCTTCCCGACCATTCATGACGCCATGCTGCACGTGTTCGAAAAACACAAGGAGGATAAAAGTAGAGGCTGGGTG TTAACAGAAGCCCATCTCTAG
- the LOC141762146 gene encoding chloride anion exchanger-like isoform X1 codes for MRLISDHRLDKHRLHSAAQESNGQRFILSRTFHTLYCTGIPQDTPGGVRMVTLRRQYAVARPVYSEDSFDEDYEKTPRVRKTILDHVKEYLTCDSKRAKNAVLSLLPIIGWIRIYRVREWLLGDVVSGISTGMVAIMQGLAFSLLASLPPSYGLYTAFFPMLTYFFFGTSRHISVGSFPVLSLMIGAVVTRLVPDVGPPANITGFEGLSMDQQRVLVASSMTFLMGIFQLAMGVLQVGFIVMYLSDTLVSGFTTAAALHIVVSQLKFVLGLNVPGISGPLSIIYTLEKVFVQITSTNICDLVMSIAIMVLVYIVKELNDKYKAKLPVPIPIEVIVTIIACGISYGFNFETRFDVGVVGKMVSGYEAPIAPNIEIFQEGAVEAFPIAIVGFAVAFSVAKVYSIKHDYTIDGNQELIAFGVSNIFGATFKSFAASTALSRTAVQESSGGKTQVAGLISAMMAMIVTVALGFLLEPLPRSVLGALVIVNLKGMLMQFREIPYLWRRDKPECVVWVGTCLGATLLGLDLGLAVGLGVELLTVVFRTQFPRCSVLANIPGTDLYKDRKDYQHIVEPSGVKIFRIPSPIFFANVEFFKDKLVEAVGFNPLRVLRKRNKALEKIKKLWQKKDDDVTNKASMGLYRQTTDESRMNAEELDQPSDHRGLPFQVNWNAELPADISVPRVDLHSLILDFSAVSFLDISALKGLKTTLKEFIRIDVDVYIVSCDVYILEKLHGCMFFDNEILTSMFFPTIHDAMLHVFEKHKEDKSRGWVLTEAHL; via the exons ATGAGATTGATCTCAGATCACAGATTAGATAAACACAGACTGCACAGCGCTGCTCAGGAAAGCAACGGGCAAAGGTTTATTCTCTCCAGAACCTTTCACACATTATACTGTACTGGGATTCCTCAAGACACCCCCGGAGGTGTCAGGATGGTGACTTTGAGGAGACAATATGCGGTGGCCAGACCTGTGTACTCTGAGGACAGCTTTGATGAAGACTATGAGAAAACCCCCAGGGTGCGCAAAACCATCCTGGACCATGTGAAAGAGTATCTGAC CTGTGATTCGAAACGTGCCAAGAACGCCGTTCTCTCTCTTCTGCCCATCATCGGCTGGATAAGGATctacagagtcagagagtggCTGCTGGGAGATGTGGTGTCTGGGATCAGCACTGGAATGGTGGCCATTATGCAAG GACTGGCCTTCTCTCTGCTGGCCTCGCTGCCTCCGAGCTACGGCCTCTACACGGCTTTCTTCCCCATGCTGACGTACTTCTTCTTCGGTACTTCAAGGCATATATCTGTAG GTTCCTTCCCGGTCCTTAGCCTGATGATTGGAGCTGTGGTGACCCGTCTGGTGCCTGACGTCGGACCTCCGGCCAACATAACCGGCTTTGAAGGCCTGAGCATGGACCAGCAGAGAGTCCTGGTGGCCTCTTCTATGACCTTTCTCATGGGGATTTTCCAG CTGGCTATGGGTGTCCTGCAGGTGGGCTTCATCGTCATGTACCTGTCCGACACTCTGGTATCCGGCTTCACCACAGCGGCTGCCCTCCACATCGTGGTGTCCCAGCTGAAGTTTGTGTTGGGGTTGAACGTTCCGGGCATCAGCGGTCCACTCTCTATCATATAT ACTTTGGAGAAGGTCTTCGTCCAGATCACCTCCACCAACATCTGTGACCTGGTGATGTCCATCGCGATCATGGTGTTGGTGTACATTGTGAAGGAGCTGAACGACAAATACAAAGCCAAGCTGCCTGTTCCCATCCCCATAGAGGTCATCGTG ACTATCATAGCTTGTGGGATATCCTACGGCTTCAACTTCGAGACGAGATTTGATGTTGGGGTTGTTGGCAAAATGGTTAGTGG GTACGAGGCTCCCATTGCGCCCAATATAGAAATCTTCCAGGAGGGCGCCGTGGAGGCCTTTCCCATCGCCATAGTAGGGTTTGCTGTCGCCTTCTCTGTGGCCAAAGTCTATTCCATCAAACACGATTACACCATTGATGGGAACCAG GAGCTCATTGCATTTGGGGTGAGCAACATATTCGGTGCGACCTTCAAGTCGTTTGCAGCCAGCACGGCGCTCTCCAGGACGGCGGTGCAGGAGAGCTCAGGAGGCAAAACGCAG GTTGCTGGGCTGATCTCTGCCATGATGGCGATGATTGTAACCGTGGCACTCGGCTTCCTGCTGGAGCCGCTTCCCAGG TCCGTCCTTGGTGCCTTGGTCATCGTCAACCTGAAGGGCATGCTGATGCAGTTCAGAGAGATCCCGTACCTGTGGAGGAGGGACAAACCAGAATGT gtgGTGTGGGTGGGAACGTGTCTGGGTGCCACCCTGCTGGGACTGGATCTCGGTCTGGCGGTGGGCTTGGGGGTGGAGCTGCTCACTGTCGTCTTCAGGACTCAATT CCCCCGCTGTTCCGTCTTGGCCAACATCCCGGGGACCGACCTCTACAAAGATCGCAAAGATTACCAGCAT ATAGTCGAACCAAGCGGAGTAAAAATCTTCCGGATACCCTCGCCTATCTTCTTCGCCAACGTTGAGTTCTTCAAGGACAAGCTTGTAGAAGCT GTTGGGTTCAACCCTCTGAGGGTTCTGAGGAAGAGGAACAAGGCTCTCGAGAAAATCAAGAAACTGTGGCAGAAAAAGGACGATGACGTTACAAAT AAAGCATCAATGGGTTTATACCGCCAGACGACCGATGAGTCTCGCATGAACGCGGAGGAGCTGGATCAGCCCTCCGACCACAGGGGCCTTCCTTTCCAGGTGAACTGGAATGCCGAGCTTCCCGCTGACATCAGCGTTCCAAGAGTGGACCTCCACAGCCTGATCCTGGACTTCTCTGCTGTCTCCTTCCTGGACATCTCCGCTCTGAAGGGACTCAAAACG ACACTCAAAGAGTTCATCCGTATTGATGTGGATGTTTACATTGTTTCCTGTGATG TGTACATCCTGGAGAAACTACACGGCTGCATGTTCTTCGACAACGAGATTCTGACCTCCATGTTCTTCCCGACCATTCATGACGCCATGCTGCACGTGTTCGAAAAACACAAGGAGGATAAAAGTAGAGGCTGGGTG TTAACAGAAGCCCATCTCTAG
- the cbll1 gene encoding E3 ubiquitin-protein ligase Hakai isoform X2, whose protein sequence is MDQSDNDLQGSDGSGSLGGPDVRRRIPIKLISKQPLRSKPPPRAQRPSSRPSKTEAGEDGNFGFKQEERFDCGAKSGDVFATQRRFPQALFWDYKLNLIGERDDVPIHFCDKCGLPIQLYGRMIPCKHVFCYDCALLHEKKGDKMCPGLTMYNCTDPVQRIEQSLRGSLYMCSVVPGCKRTYLSQRDLQAHVNHRHMRAAKSSAGRQDSVHMPPSSDVPDRFRLPPPHLPKNHVHLPNPLQHGSHDPYSQPPPPTGHDAPPPPAVGPETFRIATVTTRKHSNLITVPIQDDSSSRDPLSGGPGPAQPPHHHPGDYPGQPPVVSHSHHMMAPPQQHFGPPPPPPPPINHPMQHPPQASGTPHMVYNQAPPPPMSSAPPPITPPPGHIMNQMPPYMNHPPPGPPPQHSGPPVNAPPPHHYNPNSMQQFPEDQGTLSPPFSQPGGLSPGMWPAPRGPPPPRMQGPPLPQAPMPGQHHPDQGRYRPYYQ, encoded by the exons ATGGACCAGAGCG ACAACGATCTTCAAGGAAGCGATGGTTCTGGGAGTTTGGGTGGCCCAGATGTTCGCAGACGAATCCCCATCAAACTGATATCCAAGCAGCCCTTAAGGAGCAAACCTCCGCCCCGCGCCCAGAGACCCAGCAGCAGGCCATCTAAAACCGAGGCTGGAGAAGACG GTAACTTTGGCTTCAAGCAAGAGGAGAGGTTTGATTGTGGAGCTAAATCTGGCGATGTGTTTGCGACACAGAGGAGATTCCCCCAGGCACTGTTTTGGGACTATAAG TTAAATTTGATTGGAGAAAGGGATGACGTACCAATTCACTTTTGTGATAAATGTGGTCTTCCTATCCAGCTTTATGGACGAATG ATCCCCTGCAAACATGTTTTCTGTTACGACTGTGCTTTGCTTCATGAGAAGAAAGGAGACAAGATGTGCCCCGG CCTCACCATGTACAACTGTACAGACCCAGTGCAGCGCATCGAGCAGAGCCTGCGTGGTTCCCTCTACATGTGCAGCGTTGTGCCGGGATGCAAGCGCACCTACCTGTCCCAGCGCGACCTGCAGGCCCACGTCAACCACCGCCACATGAGGGCGGCCAAGTCCTCCGCCGGCCGACAGGATTCCGTGCACATGCCCCCGTCGTCCGATGTCCCCGACCGCTTCCGCCTGCCTCCGCCCCACTTACCGAAGAACCACGTTCACCTCCCCAACCCGCTCCAGCACGGCAGCCACGACCCCTACAGTCAGCCGCCGCCGCCCACAGGTCACGACGCCCCGCCCCCGCCCGCCGTCGGCCCCGAGACATTCCGCATCGCTACGGTAACGACCCGTAAGCACAGCAACCTCATCACCGTGCCCATCCAAGATGACTCTTCCTCTCGGGACCCGCTCTCTGGCGGGCCAGGCCCCGCtcaacccccccaccaccaccccggGGACTATCCTGGTCAGCCACCTGTCGTGTCCCACTCTCACCACATGATGGCGCCACCGCAGCAGCACTTCGGCCCCCCACCTCCCCCGCCTCCTCCCATCAACCACCCCATGCAGCATCCTCCCCAGGCCTCCGGTACGCCACACATGGTGTACAACCaggcccctcctcctcccatgtCCTCAGCTCCCCCACCGATCACTCCTCCACCGGGGCACATCATGAACCAGATGCCCCCCTATATGAACCACCCGCCCCCGGGACCACCACCACAACACAGTGGCCCGCCTGTCAACGCACCCCCACCCCATCACTACAACCCCAACTCCATGCAGCAGTTCCCCGAAGACCAGGGCACCCTCAGTCCCCCGTTCAGCCAGCCAGGAGGGCTCAGTCCTGGGATGTGGCCCGCTCCGAGAGGACCCCCACCTCCACGAATGCAGGGTCCTCCTCTCCCCCAGGCGCCGATGCCTGGACAGCACCACCCAGACCAGGGCCGCTACCGGCCTTATTATCAGTAA